The proteins below are encoded in one region of Dehalococcoidia bacterium:
- a CDS encoding helix-turn-helix transcriptional regulator, producing MTSQAQLVRKIEPDGHRDGAEGSSLTTLLAKYALRARRLKGKTQANIARDAWLDNSYVSRLLSGQRANPSRDALILLGCWGLELSVEEMDELLIAAEFRPLVLPASIR from the coding sequence ATGACCTCTCAAGCGCAGTTGGTACGCAAAATCGAGCCGGACGGGCATCGCGACGGTGCCGAAGGTTCGAGCCTCACGACGCTCCTGGCAAAATACGCTCTCCGGGCGCGACGGCTCAAAGGTAAGACGCAGGCCAACATAGCGAGAGACGCTTGGCTGGACAACAGCTACGTTTCTCGCCTGCTGTCGGGCCAGCGTGCCAATCCGAGCCGTGATGCTCTGATTCTGCTCGGCTGTTGGGGACTGGAGCTCTCGGTGGAAGAGATGGACGAGTTGCTGATCGCCGCCGAGTTCCGGCCCCTGGTGCTGCCGGCAAGCATTCGCTGA
- a CDS encoding response regulator: MRRFARRADSRFMVIEKEGERPRVLLVEDDAAVTRILSLLLRNSGFDVTGVESGKEALFALDVKPYDAVVLDLGLPDGLGGEVLGKLHSVPRDCFPVWVVISALDEDEVVRRYGSIGGPFLPKPFDPLRLVDLLEDQIERCRSTHS, encoded by the coding sequence TTGAGGCGGTTTGCGCGGCGGGCAGATAGCAGGTTTATGGTGATTGAAAAGGAAGGAGAGCGCCCGCGAGTCCTTCTTGTCGAGGACGACGCAGCCGTAACCAGGATCCTCAGCTTGCTGCTACGAAACAGCGGGTTTGACGTTACCGGCGTTGAATCGGGCAAGGAGGCATTATTCGCGCTGGACGTTAAGCCGTATGATGCTGTCGTTCTGGATCTTGGGCTGCCTGACGGCCTGGGCGGGGAGGTCTTGGGGAAGCTGCACAGCGTTCCGCGGGACTGTTTTCCCGTGTGGGTGGTGATATCCGCTCTTGACGAGGACGAAGTGGTCAGGAGGTACGGCTCGATTGGCGGGCCATTCCTGCCCAAGCCGTTCGACCCTTTGCGTCTCGTCGACTTGCTCGAAGACCAGATCGAGCGTTGCCGATCGACCCACAGCTGA
- a CDS encoding YggT family protein, translated as MMERTEGHEVEERRTWWDPIRDTIDWIIAALVVVLILAEAALGLRLGFKIAEANPGNNFVDFIYDLTAWMIKPFSGVFEDRSVNGGVFEPGTLIAMIIYFIAAVLLIALLRWLAVLTRPTGGRRVMVGR; from the coding sequence ATGATGGAAAGGACGGAAGGTCACGAGGTTGAAGAGCGCCGTACGTGGTGGGACCCGATTCGCGACACGATCGACTGGATCATCGCAGCGCTCGTCGTCGTGTTGATCCTTGCGGAAGCGGCGCTGGGGCTGCGGCTTGGCTTCAAGATTGCCGAGGCCAATCCCGGCAACAACTTCGTCGACTTCATTTACGACCTGACCGCCTGGATGATTAAGCCGTTCAGCGGCGTGTTTGAAGACCGCAGCGTCAACGGCGGTGTCTTTGAGCCGGGCACCTTGATCGCGATGATCATCTATTTCATCGCGGCTGTCCTGCTCATCGCGCTGCTCCGATGGCTAGCTGTCCTCACACGTCCGACCGGCGGCCGCCGCGTGATGGTCGGCAGGTAA
- a CDS encoding transglycosylase domain-containing protein, protein MRTHYRRWRRHRTNGDSLPWPLLLLAAVSLPVGFVIVLFLFVALSYYAGVTSGLTAPDDVIASHGGGAKIYDRNGILLYQFLDEERGYQEWVDLEGVSPWMIKATLATEDPTFYSNPGINFEGLLRAAFENFRPGEEFFQGSGGSSITQQLAKMLYFAPEERAERTVGRKLREMTIAFELTRRYDKDQILEWYLNEAPYGGTYIGVEAAARHYFSVPAKDLTLTQAAFLAGLPQSPARYDPLTHFDVAEMRQHQVLDLMYEHGFISFDELYLAKVDEVQLKPSPPPFLAPHFVMYVGDYIKSTLGEDALYHGGLEVWTTLDVFLNARANAKLEEHLQRHEASTGAHNGAVVIIEPATGQILAMVGSRDYFREDIQGQVNNALALNAPGSTLKPFTYVTAFMEGWGPDWPVIDTPINYQEEDGTVFTPRNPGRGQTYGVLPVKKALGNSLNIPAFKTILWIGVDKMVRTAKAMGITTLDGHVGPAVTLGGTDVTLLDLTYAYSVFANEGSMAGARTVLSLPPGNRQLDPVCVLQATDAHGNVLIDNTKPETLPVIGPHYAYMITSILSDDSNREMIFGRGSVLAIPGWQVAVKSGTSEPFKSNPEDPTKPTNDTWSVGYTRDVAVGVWIGNSDNSMMRNIYSTTIAGAAWHDIMLIALEGKTPHEFVRPDGLVEATVCVPSGIPVTGDIGCAAVSGLFAVDALERQSKDHWGGEEIAACPSCIPEQLTEWKRYLAQEYLRYFGVRYRSDYQTAPVQSRPPAVAPAPTAVPAPPQEAVPAAPAAPAEPPAPPPQEQPPTVEPAPTVEPVPTAALPTPADAEPTQEAPPGRPSRDRR, encoded by the coding sequence TTGCGAACGCACTACCGGCGCTGGCGGCGTCATCGCACCAACGGCGATTCTCTTCCCTGGCCTTTGCTCTTGCTGGCCGCCGTCTCCCTGCCCGTCGGGTTCGTTATCGTCCTCTTCTTGTTCGTTGCCCTCAGCTACTACGCCGGCGTCACCAGCGGCTTGACGGCGCCGGACGACGTAATCGCTTCCCACGGCGGCGGCGCAAAGATATACGACCGCAACGGCATACTTCTGTACCAGTTCCTGGATGAGGAACGGGGGTACCAGGAGTGGGTCGACCTTGAAGGCGTGTCGCCGTGGATGATCAAGGCGACGCTCGCCACCGAAGACCCGACCTTCTACTCGAACCCGGGGATAAACTTCGAAGGACTGCTGCGCGCCGCTTTCGAGAACTTCCGCCCCGGCGAGGAGTTCTTCCAGGGAAGCGGCGGCAGTTCGATCACCCAGCAGCTCGCCAAGATGCTCTACTTCGCCCCTGAGGAGCGCGCAGAGCGGACGGTCGGCCGGAAGCTGCGGGAGATGACGATAGCGTTCGAGCTGACCCGCCGCTACGACAAGGACCAGATCCTCGAGTGGTACCTCAACGAGGCGCCGTACGGGGGCACGTACATCGGCGTGGAGGCGGCCGCCCGCCACTACTTCAGCGTTCCGGCAAAGGACCTCACTCTGACGCAGGCGGCGTTCCTCGCCGGCCTTCCCCAGTCGCCTGCCCGCTACGACCCGCTTACCCATTTCGACGTGGCGGAGATGCGGCAACACCAGGTGCTCGACCTGATGTACGAGCACGGCTTCATCTCTTTCGACGAATTGTACCTGGCAAAGGTGGACGAGGTGCAGTTGAAGCCCTCGCCGCCGCCGTTCCTGGCGCCCCACTTCGTGATGTACGTGGGCGACTATATAAAATCGACGCTCGGCGAGGACGCCCTCTACCACGGCGGCCTCGAGGTCTGGACGACACTCGACGTGTTCCTCAACGCGCGCGCCAACGCCAAGTTGGAGGAGCACCTGCAAAGACACGAGGCGTCGACGGGCGCGCACAACGGCGCCGTCGTGATCATCGAGCCGGCGACGGGCCAGATACTGGCGATGGTCGGCAGTCGCGATTACTTCCGCGAGGACATCCAGGGGCAGGTGAACAACGCCCTCGCGCTCAACGCGCCGGGCTCCACGCTCAAGCCTTTCACTTATGTCACGGCCTTCATGGAGGGGTGGGGCCCGGACTGGCCCGTAATCGACACCCCGATCAACTACCAGGAGGAAGACGGCACCGTCTTCACCCCGCGCAACCCGGGCAGAGGTCAAACGTATGGGGTGCTGCCGGTCAAGAAGGCGCTGGGAAACTCGCTAAACATCCCCGCGTTCAAGACGATCCTCTGGATCGGCGTGGACAAGATGGTGCGTACGGCGAAAGCCATGGGGATCACTACCCTTGACGGCCACGTGGGGCCGGCGGTTACCCTCGGCGGGACCGATGTGACGCTGCTCGACCTCACGTACGCCTACAGCGTCTTCGCGAACGAGGGCTCGATGGCGGGTGCGCGCACCGTCCTCTCGCTCCCGCCCGGCAACCGCCAGCTCGATCCCGTATGCGTCCTTCAGGCCACCGATGCCCACGGCAACGTGCTGATCGATAACACGAAGCCGGAGACATTGCCCGTCATCGGACCGCATTACGCCTACATGATTACGAGCATCCTGTCGGACGACAGCAACCGCGAGATGATCTTCGGGCGGGGAAGCGTCCTCGCCATCCCCGGCTGGCAGGTGGCGGTGAAAAGCGGCACGAGCGAACCGTTCAAGTCGAACCCCGAAGACCCGACGAAGCCGACGAACGATACCTGGTCGGTAGGATACACGCGCGACGTCGCGGTCGGCGTGTGGATCGGCAACAGCGACAACAGCATGATGCGAAACATCTACAGCACGACGATAGCGGGCGCCGCATGGCACGACATCATGTTGATCGCGCTGGAGGGGAAGACGCCGCATGAGTTCGTGCGGCCGGACGGCCTGGTGGAGGCGACGGTCTGCGTGCCCAGCGGCATCCCCGTGACCGGCGACATCGGCTGCGCAGCCGTCAGCGGCCTGTTCGCGGTCGACGCGCTCGAGAGACAGAGCAAAGACCACTGGGGAGGCGAGGAGATCGCCGCCTGTCCGAGCTGCATTCCGGAGCAGCTCACAGAGTGGAAGCGCTATCTGGCGCAGGAGTACCTGCGGTACTTCGGCGTACGGTACAGAAGTGACTACCAGACCGCGCCCGTGCAAAGCCGGCCTCCCGCGGTCGCTCCCGCTCCCACGGCCGTGCCTGCACCTCCCCAGGAAGCGGTACCGGCGGCGCCTGCCGCCCCCGCAGAGCCGCCCGCTCCGCCGCCCCAGGAGCAGCCGCCCACAGTTGAGCCGGCGCCGACCGTCGAGCCGGTCCCTACGGCCGCCCTGCCGACGCCGGCTGACGCGGAGCCGACGCAAGAAGCGCCGCCGGGCCGCCCGAGTAGAGACCGCCGCTAG
- a CDS encoding SRPBCC family protein, with protein sequence MSRIHKSIEVNVPVRTAYNQWTQFEEFPKFMQGVVEVEQLDDTHVHWVAQIAGRRKEWDAEITEQVPDRRIVWRAQQGTPNAGMVSFESVHGHTRIDLEMRYDPQNLAEQVGDILGLASRQVESDLKRFKEFIESRGEETGAWRGQVPPA encoded by the coding sequence ATGTCAAGAATACACAAATCAATTGAAGTGAACGTGCCGGTGCGCACGGCCTATAACCAGTGGACGCAGTTCGAGGAGTTCCCCAAGTTCATGCAGGGCGTGGTGGAAGTCGAACAGCTCGATGACACGCACGTTCATTGGGTGGCACAGATCGCCGGCCGGAGGAAGGAGTGGGACGCCGAGATAACGGAGCAGGTGCCGGACCGTCGCATTGTGTGGCGGGCCCAACAGGGCACTCCCAATGCAGGAATGGTGAGCTTCGAGAGCGTACACGGGCATACCCGCATCGACCTCGAGATGCGTTACGATCCGCAGAACCTGGCGGAACAGGTGGGCGACATCCTCGGTCTTGCCTCGCGGCAGGTGGAGTCCGACCTCAAGCGGTTCAAGGAGTTCATCGAGTCCCGCGGGGAGGAAACGGGCGCTTGGCGAGGCCAGGTCCCTCCGGCTTAA
- a CDS encoding ferritin family protein, giving the protein MPEFVDPFRGNLPDRKLTLGELIRAIRLDVAAEEEATHLYVAQAEATDNELAKKVLLDIADEERVHVGEFMRLLSILTEGEEDRLLAEGASEVNEMAAGISPAEEAAAAEAGKEAAGEGFTVGSLRD; this is encoded by the coding sequence ATGCCTGAATTCGTCGATCCCTTTCGCGGCAACCTGCCCGACAGAAAGCTCACTCTCGGAGAGCTGATAAGGGCAATCCGCCTGGACGTCGCGGCAGAAGAAGAGGCGACCCATCTCTACGTGGCGCAGGCCGAAGCCACCGACAACGAGCTGGCGAAGAAGGTCCTGCTGGACATCGCCGATGAGGAACGCGTCCACGTGGGCGAATTCATGCGCCTGTTGAGCATCCTGACGGAAGGCGAGGAGGACAGGCTGCTGGCGGAAGGCGCGTCCGAAGTCAATGAGATGGCGGCGGGAATCAGCCCGGCGGAGGAGGCCGCGGCGGCGGAAGCAGGAAAAGAGGCCGCCGGCGAAGGTTTCACCGTCGGTTCACTGCGGGACTAG
- a CDS encoding family 1 encapsulin nanocompartment shell protein: protein MHKFLERESAPLEAQTWETLDKAMKGVVKNVLAGRRLLELEGPFGLGLKAVPLRDVEVQPGMSTSPLLPLTLLHVEFTLGRRDLAAFERDRFPLNLGPLVEAATELARLEDGLLFNGGPGAPGLLTLDGVNTASLSPWDEMGAAAQDVINAVTALDAAGFHGPYALALPPARYNLLYRRNLQGNISELEHVRTIATEGVFKAPVLEDKGVVVAFGRQYASIVIGQDMSIAFVGPVGDSLEFTIVESLALFVRQPGAVCVLGA, encoded by the coding sequence ATGCACAAGTTCCTTGAGCGGGAATCGGCCCCGCTGGAGGCCCAGACCTGGGAAACACTGGACAAGGCGATGAAGGGGGTGGTAAAAAACGTCCTCGCGGGCCGGAGGCTGCTCGAACTGGAAGGGCCGTTCGGGCTGGGACTGAAGGCCGTCCCCCTGCGCGACGTCGAGGTGCAGCCGGGCATGTCCACAAGCCCGTTGCTGCCGCTCACACTGCTTCATGTCGAATTCACCCTCGGCCGGCGCGACCTCGCCGCTTTCGAGCGCGACCGCTTCCCTTTGAACCTCGGTCCCCTCGTCGAAGCGGCGACGGAACTCGCTCGCCTGGAAGACGGTCTCCTCTTCAACGGCGGCCCCGGCGCTCCCGGCCTGCTCACGCTCGACGGCGTCAATACCGCATCCCTCTCTCCCTGGGACGAGATGGGGGCGGCGGCGCAGGACGTGATAAACGCCGTTACGGCACTCGATGCCGCCGGATTCCACGGGCCCTACGCTCTCGCCCTTCCCCCGGCGCGCTACAACCTCCTGTACCGTCGCAATCTACAGGGAAACATCAGCGAGCTCGAGCACGTCCGGACGATCGCCACGGAAGGAGTCTTCAAGGCGCCCGTTCTCGAAGACAAGGGCGTGGTCGTCGCCTTTGGCCGCCAGTACGCTTCGATAGTCATCGGGCAGGATATGTCGATAGCCTTTGTCGGCCCAGTGGGAGATAGTCTGGAATTCACGATTGTGGAGAGTCTGGCCCTCTTCGTCCGGCAACCGGGCGCAGTCTGCGTTCTCGGCGCGTGA
- a CDS encoding Ku protein, whose translation MPRSIWSGVISFGVVSIPVKLYPATKSKDISFNLLHKTCGTRLKQLRWCPYHETSVEWEEVARGYEYNKDQYIVLTDEDFEKLPLPSKRVIELSAFVRSDEIDPVYYEKSYYLEPAPEALKPFALLLRVLEERGLVGIAKVAIRNKEHLCALRPRDSNLMLETLFYEDEVRVEKTELGEMKVTDREMQMAATLVDVLTEPFKPEEYQDEYRVALTELIEAKREGKEIVEAPVPAGAPVIDLMSALRESVEAARRRREERSKREERRGAA comes from the coding sequence ATGCCCCGGTCCATATGGAGCGGAGTAATCAGCTTTGGCGTGGTAAGCATACCGGTCAAGCTGTATCCCGCTACCAAGAGCAAAGACATATCGTTCAATCTGCTGCACAAGACGTGCGGCACCCGGCTCAAACAACTGCGCTGGTGCCCCTACCACGAGACATCCGTCGAGTGGGAAGAGGTCGCGCGCGGCTACGAGTACAACAAAGACCAGTACATAGTGCTCACGGACGAGGACTTCGAGAAGCTCCCTCTCCCCAGCAAGCGGGTCATCGAGCTATCCGCTTTCGTGCGCTCGGACGAAATCGATCCCGTCTACTACGAGAAGAGCTATTACCTCGAACCGGCGCCGGAAGCGCTGAAGCCGTTCGCCCTCCTGCTTCGAGTGCTCGAAGAGCGGGGGCTCGTCGGCATCGCCAAGGTCGCCATACGCAACAAGGAGCACCTTTGCGCCCTCCGCCCGCGCGACAGCAACCTCATGCTGGAGACGCTTTTCTACGAGGACGAGGTCCGCGTGGAGAAGACGGAACTGGGCGAGATGAAGGTGACCGACCGCGAGATGCAGATGGCGGCGACCCTCGTCGACGTGCTCACGGAGCCCTTCAAGCCTGAAGAGTACCAGGACGAATACCGTGTCGCCCTCACGGAGCTCATCGAAGCGAAGCGCGAAGGCAAGGAGATAGTGGAGGCGCCTGTGCCCGCCGGCGCGCCGGTGATAGATCTCATGTCGGCGCTGCGGGAGAGCGTTGAGGCGGCGCGGAGGCGCAGGGAGGAGCGCAGCAAGAGGGAAGAGAGACGCGGCGCAGCATAG
- a CDS encoding PPOX class F420-dependent oxidoreductase: protein MVQLTEKAKKLIGAPNIGNLATLMADGTPHLTPVWVDYEDNHVLVNTAEGRQKLVNVRRDPRVAVSVFNADNPYEMVSIRGRVVETTHEGADEHIDKLAKKYLGRERYPFRRQGEQRVIIKIEPEHVMGSS, encoded by the coding sequence ATGGTCCAGCTCACGGAGAAGGCGAAGAAGCTCATCGGGGCGCCCAATATCGGCAACCTCGCGACCCTTATGGCCGACGGCACCCCGCATCTGACGCCTGTCTGGGTCGACTACGAGGACAACCACGTGCTCGTCAATACCGCTGAGGGGAGGCAGAAACTGGTCAACGTTCGGCGCGACCCGCGTGTCGCCGTGTCCGTGTTCAACGCTGATAACCCCTACGAAATGGTGTCGATCCGCGGACGCGTCGTCGAGACGACGCATGAGGGAGCGGACGAGCACATCGACAAGCTGGCGAAGAAGTACCTGGGCCGGGAGCGATATCCTTTCCGGAGGCAGGGTGAGCAGCGGGTCATCATCAAGATTGAGCCGGAGCACGTGATGGGCTCGTCCTGA
- a CDS encoding hemerythrin domain-containing protein produces MADPIQLLREQHKEVLDLFDQFKKAGDNRKKKSIVDNASLKLMMHTQLEEDSFYPAIRSQGGEAEDLVDEAIEEHHVVKMLISELADMKPQYPRYDAKFMVMAENVRHHVQEEESQLFPAARKMGDERLMKLGDEMSGNWRKIEQEVTKSRGKRRAA; encoded by the coding sequence ATGGCGGACCCAATTCAACTGCTGAGAGAACAGCACAAGGAGGTGCTGGACCTGTTCGACCAGTTCAAGAAAGCGGGCGACAACCGGAAAAAGAAAAGCATTGTCGACAACGCTTCCCTCAAGCTCATGATGCATACGCAACTGGAAGAGGACTCTTTCTACCCCGCCATCCGTAGTCAGGGCGGAGAAGCGGAAGACCTCGTCGACGAGGCGATCGAGGAGCATCACGTGGTCAAGATGCTCATCTCGGAGCTGGCGGACATGAAGCCGCAGTACCCTCGGTACGACGCCAAGTTCATGGTGATGGCGGAAAACGTCAGGCATCACGTCCAAGAGGAAGAGTCTCAGCTCTTTCCTGCGGCGAGGAAGATGGGTGACGAGCGGCTGATGAAGCTCGGCGACGAGATGTCAGGGAATTGGCGGAAGATCGAGCAGGAAGTGACGAAAAGCCGGGGAAAAAGAAGAGCAGCCTAA
- the ligD gene encoding DNA ligase D, with translation MLEEYAGKRDLERTGEPAPERREEKGPLTFVVQKHAARRLHYDLRLELGGALKSWAVPKGISLDPEEKRLAVMVEDHPIEYAAFEGVIPEGEYGAGEVIVWDKGTYSPESEGRLFFNDRREAEKRMRRGLDEGKVSFVLNGKKLKGSWTLVKRAGGENDWLLIKHRDPSANGGRDILEEERSVVSGLTIEDLKAGRVPPSRESGEGPAELPGAKKAPFPRAVEPMLATLTDSAFSHPDWLFEPKLDGIRAVCLIHGDKVRLTSRRGNDITGNYPALADELGQQPERNIVLDGEIVALDEEGRPSFQRLQQRLNLTSAADIRQADRRIPVVYFAFDLLYLGGYDLRGVPLEQRKATLSRILVPTDHVRFLDHFFEEGTAAYEAAVEHGLEGVVAKRRDSAYKSGQRSPLWLKVKAVSSDEFVIGGYTPGEGSRRRTFGALLLGEHDEKGRLRYVGHVGSGFDDRTLTELRRRLDGLKTEKPALTGDIPRQQAIWVRPELVAEVKYAQRTEEGRLRAPVFLGLRTDVAPKQVGLVQVVPPPAGAKEKEASAPRSDLRKDAAKVLDQLGRHGKRLTLVVEGHRLTLTNLDKPLWPAVGKRPPLTKVDLLIYLTRVSPYLLPHLRDRPLTLKRYPDGIEEEHFFQKHWEHPLPEFVETVTLYSEQFDEDQEYLLCNNLPTLLWLAQLADIELHTWYSRINREPDGEHLSTNFTGSLERIRGSVLNYPDFVVFDLDPYIYAGSEGKGDEPVLNRKAFAKTREVARWLREVLASLSLSAFLKTSGKTGLHIYVPILRRLDHDAVRSIAGTIGRYLMSQHPREITMEWSVEERRGKVFFDHNQNARGKTLVTAYSPRALPEATVATPLLWEELDDVYPTDFTMQNVPDRLAKVGDPWQGILEAKADLGRLLEGRQQGRGTGERGRLSTELESAAEEPPRRKRGRKRG, from the coding sequence ATGCTGGAAGAGTACGCCGGAAAGCGCGATCTGGAGCGGACGGGAGAGCCGGCGCCCGAACGGCGCGAGGAAAAGGGGCCGCTCACCTTCGTGGTGCAGAAGCACGCTGCCCGCCGCCTCCACTACGACCTGCGCCTCGAGCTTGGAGGGGCGCTCAAGTCCTGGGCCGTTCCCAAGGGCATCTCGCTCGACCCCGAAGAGAAGCGCCTGGCGGTAATGGTGGAAGACCACCCGATCGAGTATGCCGCCTTCGAGGGCGTCATCCCCGAAGGCGAGTACGGGGCGGGTGAAGTCATCGTCTGGGACAAGGGCACCTACTCGCCCGAAAGCGAAGGCCGCCTCTTCTTTAACGACCGCCGGGAAGCGGAGAAAAGGATGCGACGGGGACTCGACGAAGGGAAGGTGAGCTTCGTCCTCAACGGCAAGAAGCTTAAAGGCTCGTGGACGCTGGTCAAGCGCGCCGGCGGCGAGAACGACTGGCTCCTCATTAAGCATCGCGACCCCTCCGCAAACGGTGGGCGCGACATCCTGGAAGAAGAACGCTCGGTCGTCTCGGGCCTGACGATCGAAGACCTGAAGGCCGGGCGCGTCCCCCCGTCCAGGGAGAGCGGAGAAGGGCCGGCGGAGCTTCCCGGCGCAAAGAAGGCGCCCTTTCCCCGCGCCGTCGAGCCCATGCTCGCCACTCTCACCGACTCCGCCTTCTCCCACCCAGACTGGCTCTTCGAACCCAAGCTCGACGGCATCCGGGCCGTCTGCCTTATTCACGGTGACAAGGTGCGCCTGACCTCACGCCGCGGCAACGACATCACCGGCAACTACCCCGCGCTCGCCGACGAGCTGGGCCAGCAGCCGGAGCGGAACATTGTCCTTGACGGAGAGATCGTCGCCCTGGACGAGGAGGGGCGTCCATCCTTTCAGCGCCTTCAGCAGCGGCTAAACCTGACCTCGGCGGCGGACATACGCCAGGCCGACCGCCGCATACCCGTCGTCTACTTCGCTTTCGACCTCCTGTATCTCGGCGGCTACGACCTGCGCGGCGTGCCCCTCGAACAGCGGAAGGCAACGCTGTCGCGCATTCTTGTCCCCACCGACCACGTGCGCTTCCTCGATCACTTCTTCGAAGAGGGGACGGCTGCCTACGAGGCGGCCGTCGAGCACGGACTGGAGGGTGTCGTGGCCAAGCGCCGCGACAGCGCCTACAAGTCGGGCCAGCGCTCGCCGCTCTGGCTCAAGGTGAAGGCGGTGAGCAGCGACGAGTTCGTAATCGGCGGCTACACGCCCGGCGAGGGCAGCCGCAGGCGCACGTTCGGGGCCCTTCTCTTGGGCGAGCACGATGAGAAAGGCAGGCTCCGCTACGTCGGGCACGTCGGCTCAGGGTTTGACGATCGCACGCTCACGGAGCTGCGCAGGCGGCTCGACGGCCTGAAGACGGAAAAGCCTGCCCTCACGGGCGATATCCCCCGCCAGCAAGCGATCTGGGTGCGCCCCGAGCTCGTCGCCGAGGTCAAGTACGCGCAGCGCACGGAGGAAGGGCGGCTGCGCGCCCCTGTCTTCCTCGGCCTGAGGACGGACGTCGCGCCGAAGCAGGTGGGACTCGTGCAGGTCGTCCCGCCGCCCGCCGGCGCGAAGGAGAAAGAGGCGTCCGCTCCAAGATCGGACCTGCGAAAGGACGCCGCGAAGGTGCTCGACCAGTTGGGGCGGCACGGCAAGCGGCTGACACTCGTCGTGGAGGGGCACAGGCTCACCCTCACAAATCTCGACAAGCCGTTGTGGCCCGCCGTCGGCAAGAGGCCGCCCCTTACCAAGGTCGACCTGCTCATCTACCTGACCCGCGTGTCGCCTTACCTGCTGCCCCACCTGCGAGACCGTCCCCTCACGCTCAAGCGCTACCCGGACGGCATAGAGGAAGAGCACTTCTTCCAGAAGCACTGGGAGCACCCGCTGCCGGAGTTCGTGGAAACGGTCACGCTGTATTCGGAGCAGTTCGATGAGGACCAGGAATACCTGCTCTGCAATAACCTGCCCACCCTCCTCTGGCTAGCGCAGCTCGCCGATATCGAACTCCACACGTGGTACTCGCGCATCAACCGCGAGCCCGACGGCGAGCACCTGTCCACCAACTTCACCGGCTCGCTCGAGAGGATCAGGGGCTCCGTGCTCAACTACCCCGATTTCGTCGTCTTCGACCTCGATCCGTACATCTACGCCGGGAGCGAGGGCAAAGGCGATGAGCCCGTCCTGAACCGGAAGGCCTTCGCGAAGACCCGCGAGGTCGCGCGCTGGCTGCGGGAAGTCCTCGCTTCGCTTTCGCTTTCCGCCTTCCTCAAGACGTCCGGCAAGACGGGACTGCACATCTACGTCCCCATCCTGCGCCGGCTCGACCACGACGCCGTGCGTTCGATTGCGGGCACAATCGGGCGCTACCTCATGTCGCAGCACCCGCGGGAGATCACGATGGAGTGGTCGGTCGAGGAGCGCCGCGGGAAGGTCTTCTTCGACCACAATCAGAACGCCCGCGGCAAGACGCTCGTCACCGCCTACTCGCCCCGGGCGCTGCCTGAGGCGACGGTGGCGACGCCGCTGCTCTGGGAAGAGCTCGACGACGTGTACCCGACCGATTTCACGATGCAGAACGTCCCCGACAGGCTGGCGAAGGTCGGCGACCCGTGGCAGGGAATACTGGAAGCGAAGGCCGACCTCGGGCGGCTGCTCGAAGGACGGCAGCAGGGGCGCGGCACGGGCGAGCGGGGAAGGCTGTCGACGGAGTTGGAGAGCGCCGCCGAGGAGCCGCCGCGACGCAAACGGGGGAGGAAAAGAGGATAA
- a CDS encoding redoxin domain-containing protein yields MEAGSSRALASRVLRRSDTLPSLRLTNVDGETVSTRGYYGRRNLVLFFVGNLRCDDCRRLLRALAEKHDEIRGEESEVIAVVPGSREEARKAAEEMRLPFQVLVDPDGETHRRVGAARESGPAAAIIVVDRFEEVYEARYEREGHRLMDADAVVRSLRFIEVQCPECGAPEWPVIEEPALRQRG; encoded by the coding sequence ATGGAGGCAGGATCAAGCCGAGCGCTTGCTTCTCGCGTGCTCCGGCGGTCGGACACACTGCCGTCCCTGCGGCTTACGAACGTGGACGGTGAAACGGTCAGCACCCGCGGCTACTACGGAAGGCGGAACCTCGTCCTCTTCTTCGTCGGCAACCTGCGGTGTGACGATTGCCGTCGCCTGCTGCGCGCCCTCGCCGAAAAGCACGATGAGATCAGGGGAGAGGAGAGCGAGGTGATTGCCGTCGTTCCCGGCAGCCGCGAGGAGGCGCGCAAGGCGGCGGAAGAGATGCGCCTCCCCTTCCAGGTGCTCGTCGATCCCGATGGCGAGACGCACCGGCGCGTCGGCGCCGCCCGCGAAAGCGGGCCGGCGGCGGCCATTATTGTCGTCGACCGCTTCGAGGAAGTGTATGAAGCGCGCTACGAGAGAGAAGGCCACCGTCTGATGGACGCTGACGCCGTCGTCCGGTCGCTGCGCTTCATCGAGGTGCAGTGCCCGGAATGCGGGGCACCCGAGTGGCCTGTCATCGAAGAGCCTGCCCTGAGGCAGCGGGGGTAG